The stretch of DNA actcttagaataaaccaggatatcgtcgatgaaaatgatgacagatacatccagaaactcctgaaacacactgttcatcaatctcataaacgctgctggcgcgttagtcaatccgaagggcatcaccacaaactcatagtgcccatatctcgtcctgaaagcagtcttcctcacatctgcctcatctatcggtatctgatgataacccgacgccagatctaccttggagaaccaagtagcacccctcaactgatccaacaactcatcgatcctaggaagaggatacttgttcttcacagtgacccggttcaaaccccgataatcaatacacaacctgaaactcccatccttcttcttcacaaacaacaccggcgctccccacggtgatacactaggacggatgaatcccttactcaacaaatcttctagctgcttcttcagctctgccatctctgctggagccattctgtaaggagccttggataacggtgtcgtccccggttccagttcaatggtaaagggatccgaccgagatggtggtaatccctgcaaagactgaaacacatcctcaaactcttccactactggaataccgctaaccgtagacttccccactgactctggcatagatatagtaaccagataagcctcacggcccttctcgatcatcttcccagcctgaatggctgagatcacgagactccccgaagtcggtctaataccctgaaaaaccaatttccctcctgaacgctcaaactccactctaccccagtggcaatccaaatgcaccctatgccgatgcaaccaatccatcccgggAATAatatcatacagctccactggactgataagcaaatctgctggccacaactctcctgcgatctgaatatcaattcttctggctcgtccaatcactctcatgaactcgcctcccgcaactctgataACTCatgcacgctctccaggatccccgctgatccccgcacactctgcgcACTCtagagtaatgaagctatgagaagctccaaaatcaaacataacatgggacttaaacccgcccaccaacaaggtccctacacaaacctcatgtgttgagaacctaacactttatcacaggaaacataaaatctgaccctactaaattcacaaagattaagtactagaaattatacctgtgatcgccccggcactggttccaccagtctctactgtCGAGTAAAcacgtggcgcctgctcaatccgtgccacctgctgacctccaggctgcacctgctgcaacgctgccactgctgccggctgtagcttgggacaaaaaggcctaatgtgccctgtctccctacagtgataacatacccgaggcccCGTAgtcggaacactcctcttgggacaactagcaaccctgtgatccttgctcccacacccgaagcaacccgcaccactcggcttctgcgtagcctcccacttcctcttggttccctgagcatgcctaccgcccctgctagaaccaccctgctgctgagccttactaggctgaactgctggagcaaccggcactgactgtgcccggatatcctcctcaatctctgctgcagtctccaccaactctgcacgcgtagcataatacctccctctacagtgaactctcaactCATCACGTAGAGCTCTCATAAACCTCCTAacctgagcctcctcaggctccatagctcGACCCCCATAAcacagaagtcgactgaactccaagtccagctcccgcactgaccgtgtcccctgagacaactgaaggaactgcacctccaaccgatccaatgcctctctcggaaaatacttgcggttgaactccaaaacgaagtcagcccaagtcatctcccgctgcactctcctagcagccacagatctccaccacaactcagcatctccagtcaaaaagtagacccctatgtccacccagaactcctcaggacatctcaagGTATGGAAGTTGCGTTCCAccctcgtcctccacgcatccgcagcagtaggatccACACCTCCCGGAAACTGCTCGGTACGTAACTTACCCATCTCTGAcaacatgctgagataacgagcatgaactcccacatccgcagccactggctgccgctcctccgccaccactggtggcactacctgagcctgagccggtaccactggtggttaccgctctaacacctgtgctagcatagccgcaaagtcagtaccaaggactccacccgctgggactcccacacccggaaccctagcatcaccggccactggagcatcaacaccgccccctcctgccacactcacggaatcccctgGAACATCCTgtgactcgccaacaccctcagctgtcacgcTCTGGTcttcggtctcactaaccactggggctctgcccctaccacgaccacgtccgcgaccacgtccgcgtccacgacctcgaccagtcacagcatcctctctaaccatctgcactaccatgaacagaaggctaagcaaacaatttctaataTAACANNNNNNNNNNNNNNNNNNNNNNNNNNNNNNNNNNNNNNNNNNNNNNNNNNNNNNNNNNNNNNNNNNNNNNNNNNNNNNNNNNNNNNNNNNNNNNNNNNNNNNNNNNNNNNNNNNNNNNNNNNNNNNNNNNNNNNNNNNNNNNNNNNNNNNNNNNNNNNNNNNNNNNNNNNNNNNNNNNNNNNNNNNNNNNNNNNNNNNNNNNNNNNNNNNNNNNNNNNNNNNNNNNNNNNNNNNNNNNNNNNNNNNNNNNNNNNNNNNNNNNNNNNNNNNNNNNNNNNNNNNNNNNNNNNNNNNNNNNNNNNNNNNNNNNNNNNNNNNNNNNNNNNNNNNNNNNNNNNNNNNNNNNNNNNNNNNNNNNNNNNNNNNNNNNNNNNNNNNNNNNNNNNNNNNNNNNNNNNNNNNNNNNNNNNNNNNNNNNNNNNNNNNNNNNNNNNNNNNNNNNNNNNNNNNNNNNNNNNNNNNNNNNNNNNNNNNNNNNNNNNNNNNNNNNNNNNNNNNNNNNNNNNNNNNNNNNNNNNNNNNNNNNNNNNNNNNNNNNNNNNNNNNNNNNNNNNNNNNNNNNNNNNNNNNNNNNNNNNNNNNNNNNNNNNNNNNNNNNNNNNNNNNNNNNNNNNNNNNNNNNNNNNNNNNNNNNNNNNNNNNNNNNNNNNNNNNNNNNNNNNNNNNNNNNNNNNNNNNNNNNNNNNNNNNNNNNNNNNNNNNNNNNNNNNNNNNNNNNNNNNNNNNNNNNNNNNNNNNNNNNNNNNNNNNNNNNNNNNNNNNNNNNNNNNNNNNNNNNNNNNNNNNNNNNNNNNNNNNNNNNNNNNNNNNNNNNNNNNNNNNNNNNNNNNNNNNNNNNNNNNNNNNNNNNNNNNNNNNNNNNNNNNNNNNNNNNNNNNNNNNNNNNNNNNNNNNNNNNNNNNNNNNNNNNNNNNNNNNNNNNNNNNNNNNNNNNNNNNNNNNNNNNNNNNNNNNNNNNNNNNNNNNNNNNNNNNNNNNNNNNNNNNNNNNNNNNNNNNNNNNNNNNNNNNNNNNNNNNNNNNNNNNNNNNNNNNNNNNNNNNNNNNNNNNNNNNNNNNNNNNNNNNNNNNNNNNNNNNNNNNNNNNNNNNNNNNNNNNNNNNNNNNNNNNNNNNNNNNNNNNNNNNNNNNNNNNNNNNNNNNNNNNNNNNNNNNNNNNNNNNNNNNNNNNNNNNNNNNNNNNNNNNNNNNNNNNNNNNNNNNNNNNNNNNNNNNNNNNNNNNNNNNNNNNNNNNNNNNNNNNNNNNNNNNNNNNNNNNNNNNNNNNNNNNNNNNNNNNNNNNNNNNNNNNNNNNNNNNNNNNNNNNNNNNNNNNNNNNNNNNNNNNNNNNNNNNNNNNNNNNNNNNNNNNNNNNNNNNNNNNNNNNNNNNNNNNNNNNNNNNNNNNNNNNNNNNNNNNNNNNNNNNNNNNNNNNNNNNNNNNNNNNNNNNNNNNNNNNNNNNNNNNNNNNNNNNNNNNNNNNNNNNNNNNNNNNNNNNNNNNNNNNNNNNNNNNNNNNNNTCTCACCAAAAatgccttgaaatctcacaaactctctcaagaaccttaggaactgtttttcttctttctttttctctcaaacggCGTAAGACcaccaaaaacacgaccctaggtcgttttctttcttttaaacctcggtccaatggtttccttaaatcaaaccgaaccaaatcgatcaaaactccaatctggtcgaaccggaaataagtggtgtcgacggacaccaccttggtgtccatcgacacccatccccaaaaacaaatttttggttcgcggatgttacagcaCCGAAGGTCGAGCACGTCGAACCAATTttttagtgtttattaattgttttctttttatttttcaactcaAAAAATCTTATAACATCAGAAAAAATCTTGGTTACGTAAAATCTTAATTGTTTCACGTAAATATATGATAGAGAtatttttcaacaatatttcaaaacaataataaatcttataaaacgattttatttttttataacccaatagttttgaaattattttaacataattcatttattgtttcagaaatcttagaaaacgataataaactatttagaacaattacaaaacttaattttattgataaaactaagattaaatatatgcatctctaaattgtttaataatgatatatatattttaaaactaagatacaacattgtATCATGTAGCCAAAACGTGTTGAATTCATATTATAAAACTAAGTAAATGTAACTATCTATACATTTCCATGTGCTAACTATCTAGAATGAAATATTCTTTAGTCAAGATATACTCATTATAGTTgcctttttaattgttttcttttattttcaacacattacttatataatatattaagaattgTTTAACTTTTAAACAATGAAGAGGCTTAAATCATGATTTCAACagattttttcctttgtttgattaaaaattatcaaaatcataacAAGGTATCAAAAGTATAGTGTTTCCAATTTTACATAAGTTAATGCTTTTTATTTTGAACCTAATCCGTATTAAtagaatttatacaaaaaataattcagaatacATTTATTCATAAATCAACTcagaaaattgaaattttataataaagatattttaatcaattaaaattaaaaaacctacTTTTGTCAATAGTATCAGTAAAACAATTATTCATAACATTAATATTAGATTATAACATATGATATTTGAATAACTAGAAATCCAATCTTTCTTACACATAATTTTAACCTTAATCTCAAATTTTTTACTAGAAAATCGTAAATAATAGTTATGAtcaatcataatattattttgatcattcgaaataaaaataaaaataattatccacaGAAAACTGTTAAACCTCCACTATCTAAACAGTGCgggttacaatttttttttagaaatgtttttACAATTGATGATCTAATTTTCAAAAAGATTTTGCTCATTcacaaattaattcaaaatttgagaggatttgatatatataatttaatataatgagGTGATTAATATATCGACTAAATTCTCTATCGTATGAGAGGTAATATATTGTCCTGTCACATTAttcaaaacttatatatattttacggGTTAACTTATTTGatacttataaatattcaaaatttatgattttgcaCTGAGATCGagttttagtaacaaaaatattttgttatacttCATTCTACCTCccactcatatatataattttcttgcactttatttaattttttacgGTGACTCAATACCGCTACAAACTGTAAATCGGATCACAAGTAAATAAGGGTTTTCTTGATTCTAcgaattctaaaaaaattaagcaATTATACCCAAAACCTAATAATGGTAAGTCATTAAGTTTATTTTACCTACTATAGTCTAAACAGAAGTgtgaaactaaataaattaaatttataaattataaaatacgtagaataaatcaaataaagataatactattattttgtaactaataaatcaaaatttacataaatatttttccGCACTGTGCAGTGCTTGTATTTTTATGTTATCATCTAGCTAATTATGTACTATTGTATGcttgtatttctttttattcatcATGATCTGCTGCCTAATAAAAACCAAGTGAAAACGCATGGCTCCAAAAGATTTATTTATCTAGAAAGATCTTATTGGTTGATAAGGAAGGCAactgagagaaagaaaatgcaTAGATTAAATAGAAATACTGTAGGGAACACCCATTCCTGTAACACCACACTTAGAGGTGGGCTTCAAAAGCTCATAATTAACTACACCAGCTCCCGCTCTATTCTTTAGAGAAAGGGTCACGTTTCTCTCATCTATCACTCCTTCTAGATATTGGAGCCTGCCTTTGAAACGTTCATAAGCAGCATAGATGATAGGTTCGTTGGCCCAAGATGCTTCTGGGTGTTCTCCGATGTACTCTTCATCAGGTGAATGAGCTGATAAAAGATCCAAAGTTCCCATCACTAACGTCGCTTGTTTCTGCGATGGGTATGTACTAAGCATCACTTTTTCTGGCGCCTCATAGAACTCCTTTAGCTCTTCATTTGTTGGTTGTTCCACAGGCATTTTTATCCTTGTTGTGGTTGGTCGGTTGGGAAAGTATCCTCCATATCCATACTGTCCAAAATTCACAGCTGCATGGTGACCTGAGGCGACCCACGCAATCGTCGTTACCACATTAATCAAGTCATCTTGTGTTTCGAGGACAGGCCACCAAGGTTCGTTTTTCTTGTCTTCGTGCCCTACGTTCCGCACTTCACTCCACCATCCTTGGAGTTCCTCGTCTGACATGATCAGTCCTGCATCTGGATAATAGTATTTCACATAGTCTGTCACCCATTCCTTAATTGCATCCCACAATATTAGACCGTCATTTGCAAATGGGTAGTCTGGTATCGTCAAGCGTACTCCATGTTTTGCAGTCTCATCTTCCTCAGCCATCCCCCTTATACCACAAATGTTTTATGTAAAAAGACTTTAACTagctttgtaaaaaaaaaaaaaattgcgtgGTGatgtataaaatttttaaaatatatataaaaaaaaccttctGATGAGATCGGCAGGTAAGCCTTCCATGTCAAACCTCCATAGTTTATCATAGACGTCTGAACTTAGCTCTATTGAATATTTCCCGGGCCAAAAACAAGTTTCAATGATTCCACCTGCATTGATAAGACTTTGGCGTGCACGAGCGTTGATCTCCATGGTGTAGCGGAAATGAGGATGCAAAAGCCTGTAGATGGGATGCATGGCACTTAGCTGTCTGTTTGCAGCTATTATGTATGGCTCCATACAGCAGTGAGTCCTCAACCTGTATATTTAACCATATCTTTACTAGTTAGTAGTTACTATGTCTTCACATGCATGTaatgtaataaatttttttttttaaatgtaaataacggaaaatattatatctattcTCTTAATGAAAAACAGTATATATGAGAGGATCAtctattttgaaataaaagagtGATTTTAATACCAATGGGAAATAAGCTGATGATAACCAGCATCATGAGAAGTAACATGAGTCTTAGCAAGACTCCATAGCCAGCATGAGGTAGCATCATAGCCTGGAGTGAAGACTTGCTTCCATTGAGGCTTGTTGATATTTTGTGGACAAGTCAACTCAATGGCAACAGGCCTCAATGTGCTATCATCGCTGAGGAAGAATAGTGTTCGAGAAGCATATAAGGTGGTATTATTTAACTCTCTCACTTTGTTCACATACGGTAGAAGCAAATCGTGATAATCCAGCGTAAACAGTCTCTTATTCTTTAAAGCCTGTATGCATTACATGATACATTTGATGATTCGTTCAAGAAATTTTCCATATACACAGTAACATGTTAATAATCTTACCTCATCAAAAGACATGATTCCTTTAAGTTCTCTTTCCACGACATCCGAAGTAATGAGTGAGGTGGGATCACCATAAATGGCTGGGTCTAGTTTGCTTTTCAACGGCCACTCCTGGATTACAAAGATCATCTAATGGTTAGATCTACTTTTTACTCTAAATAGATTGGAAGTTTGCGTTATTGGAACAACCGtgtactttaaaatttttaaaattaaaatcatttactTTTAggaaaaaattccaaaaaaatacaactaatttttatttgaacatTTAATACCTAATATTTCTTTATTGGaatgaaa from Camelina sativa cultivar DH55 chromosome 9, Cs, whole genome shotgun sequence encodes:
- the LOC104710269 gene encoding lipoxygenase 2, chloroplastic-like, producing MFCRESSSSFLPLNVAKSLSPLFPEPPALINPISSGRRDKLPRPNLRGRWKVTASRFNIEKIGEIVKKSVTKIKVKGFISAQESLLHGVADQPDIGDRSLLVELFSTEMDPLTGMEKDPVKDYAQRVWSKVPYEKYECVFEVPEDFGTVGAIRVQNQYHKEIFLTDMELELPDGFVTFTCNSWVAPKSVDPAMRIFFSNKSYLPYQTPEPLKRFRKEELDTLQGKNREQVGEFTMHERVYDYDTYNDLGDPDNYPELARPVIGSLSHPYPRRCKTGRKRCDSDPSSEQRYRDGVNFYVPRDEEFSIAKGTSFTASAILAALPSVLPQLESLSYPHLPFPHFKAIENLFEESIDIPKDADFLQYLPRLIRACIEASDDIPQFDAPVLIKNDRFSWLRDDEFARQTLAGLNPYSIQLVQEWPLKSKLDPAIYGDPTSLITSDVVERELKGIMSFDEALKNKRLFTLDYHDLLLPYVNKVRELNNTTLYASRTLFFLSDDSTLRPVAIELTCPQNINKPQWKQVFTPGYDATSCWLWSLAKTHVTSHDAGYHQLISHWLRTHCCMEPYIIAANRQLSAMHPIYRLLHPHFRYTMEINARARQSLINAGGIIETCFWPGKYSIELSSDVYDKLWRFDMEGLPADLIRRGMAEEDETAKHGVRLTIPDYPFANDGLILWDAIKEWVTDYVKYYYPDAGLIMSDEELQGWWSEVRNVGHEDKKNEPWWPVLETQDDLINVVTTIAWVASGHHAAVNFGQYGYGGYFPNRPTTTRIKMPVEQPTNEELKEFYEAPEKVMLSTYPSQKQATLVMGTLDLLSAHSPDEEYIGEHPEASWANEPIIYAAYERFKGRLQYLEGVIDERNVTLSLKNRAGAGVVNYELLKPTSKCGVTGMGVPYSISI